TTGcagtactgtatcgattctcaaaaacatatTATGGATTTTAATGCATGGTTTACATGCAAGGATTGATGGCAGAGAGTGGTtcattttttgttgtgtttacccaaagaaaaaaaacccagacggctagatagcagtgttgttctctgtcttcagatcccactgttcaaGTCAGCttttttactcagattaaaTGTATATGGTGGTGATGTTCTTATGTTTACTAGGACAGTTTCCCTAAAATTCCCTAACTACTGTATCATGATGTGCACCATCAATACAAAGCCCTATTGGTAGGGAGTTTCTTTCATGTTCTAATTTTTAATAACTTTTCATAATAACTTTTTAAACTTCTaactttcttacttccaaatgGAAGAAGTCTACTTAGATTTTGTCTGAAATTGATGTACATACTCATTTTCTGTGGAGTGTCATAAACGCTGTTACAGCCTCCGTCTACAGTTGTCGTTGTGAGTGGCAATCAATGGGGTCCAAGCACAGCACTATTATGGAGCCAGTAGAGCACAAGTAATGAGGGAAGGTTTTGAAAAGGCCTCTGTTTATAATCGGTTTGGTGCCTCAATATGTGAGATATGTTGACCTCAGTATAGCAACAGCTACAGCTAGTCTTCCTACAGCGAAACCTTCTTGGACATGACTTGTATATTGCATAGTTATCCCTGTATGTTAATATGAGTGTACCAGAATAACTCAAATCTTATGTTAAAATCAGTGAACGTTGGGTTATGGGTTTTCATATGAACGTGAACATACTTAAAATTGCAGCAGTTGAAATGTAAGTGAGTATTCAGCCACTCatttggaaaaaacaacaagTGTGCAAAGCCTGTAAATGCTCTTCTGTATTAGTGTTGTTTAGAGAACATGATGTTCTACTGATAAGTGCTTGATTTCTGCTTTCAGTCTGCTGTCAGTTTGTTCTGTTGCAAAACAGCTGTTAAAGCCACTCCACAAGAGCAGGGTGTTGACTTCTTTTGGCCCCGTGCCATGAGGTTTCACCCTGTGCCCTAATCGCCATGCAATCTAGAGATGTGGCCTTCTGTTTCCTGTCTCAGAACGCGTGAGGACATCAACTTCTTCTATTTGTAGGGCGGGGCAGGCTTTGGGACTTGTGGTAATAGTGCTGTAAGTAGGTTTGGTCACAGGGCTATGAAGGTGTGAAGGAGCAAAAGCAGGGTCATAATAGTCaatgcactatatatatatatatatatgccccccccccacacacacacacacacacacccatacacatacTTAAATACAGCGGCACCAGCTGGCACCAGACACTGAAGGCATTCACATCCACAGACAGTGGGAACTGGGTAGAAGGCTCGTCGTAAGCAGGTACTGACACAGACTCAGTGGACACCCTCTCACACTTTCTGTCTCATACACagaggcaaacacacacacactttcagtgGTAATAGTATGGCATCTTTGCTGTAACTTGCACTTGTATGTAAGGGGATTACTCAGGGTTAAGGGTAATAAGGGTATTTCTTAGTGTTAAATGTGTTGCACACATGACTGTTTTAAGATGCTTTTTTGGACGCTTGAGGGCTCTAGTTTTGGGATCCAAAATACACACTCAAATTATTAGTTTTTACTTTTGGATTTAAACTCTGCAAGAGAGTAGTAGCACAGTTATTTAATTGTTACGGTTTGGGTGGAAATAAATGGGCTAAGTCTAACCCTGGAATGGCAAAAAGAAAAATTGTGAACTTCTTTCATGTGGTATCTAGGTAGACTCAGCCAAGTGAGTCCTCCCATTGGCTGAACTTGAAGGCCTTTCTGGTTTGACTTTGCTGTGTTTAAGTGATGTCGGAAACAGTAAAATTCCTTGAACCGCAGACAATGTTGTATTAACAAGTTAGAAACCCAAGGTTCTACATCAAAGACAAGTTTGATCAGATGTGTTATAAACCCCGTTTATACCTGGTCACTTCAGGTGACTAGTGTCTGGATTATATCCTgttaagattttagccacatgcgtttacactcGATAGTCAAATTCATCTGAAATCCAGTTGCTGGGTGGGATGGAATTTGCAGAATATGCTTTCGCTCATTGActggcaattattactggtgtttggtctttccaaatgggccccatgGATACAGCTTACACAAATCTCAcgtgggtcccatctaggcctcatgtgcagtgtacaacccagatgtggcccatgtttaacccatcctggtcccatcactgaccctggtgggcacccatatgtggggccaacatgcaactcatggacaaaactttctggtttccagttgggctgACCATACAGGCCCCCCATGGACATGTTATCTGGGTGTTCATGTGAACCAGTGTTGGCTTAGTGCTAACATGCTATCAGGAATTAGCATTACCCAGatatttgttcattttggtATTTATTTTGACATTGATGGCCCCAACTGCAGACTTTGCTTTAATACTTGCAGTTCACCACTTGTCtagattttttttgtctatttttatGGCGCCTCAGAcagctgtttaaaaaaagaagttgTACAAAATAACATGAAGAACGGGTTTGAGACCACTGGGTCTGTACGATATACTAATGCTAAGTTATTAGGATTGGATCTGTTGTTTTTTCGGTGCGAGTTAGTCATCTCTGGTCAAGGCTACAATTACCATAAATTAGCTCTTCTCACCCTCCCTTCTAATGCTAATAAGCTCTCATCCTGGAGTGCTCTCTGCCTCGGCTCTGGGGCTAGCTACTGCCGGCTGCAGCTTTGCCGCACTGAATATTCCCacctaaactttttttttgtattagaTGGATTGCTTATGTAACTCTATTGTGTAATGCATCATGATTATACATTTCACACCCCACCGCCTCTGTGGTGGAGAAGTAGTGGTCGAAACTGCAAAAGAGTGGTAAACACCTCTTTCTTAAAATTACTGAAACTGGGTGGGCCTGGGTttcttctcactctcttcctccctctctctctctctctctctctcttttttccctttaaTCTTTCTCACCAATCCATATCTGTTTTCTCAGTatctcacactctcacttgGTTGTGACTGAACATCTGCGACGCGTGAGAAGTTTCAGCGTTATTATGGTCTAGTACTAATGACCTATTATGCAGGCCTGTATTAAAGGCTACGGCACACACGTGTAAACAGTAATTATGTAGATTACTTCCTGATATACTGGAGAGATGCTGTCAACAGATCTAGAGAACAGTAGGCTTCTCACAGCTGTAATGTAGTATGTCCTGCATTGATAAGCTGCCTATTTGTTTTGAATAATCCATGATGTTATGTAATGCAACCGCTACCTCAGTAGGAGCTCAGAAACAGACCTGTGTGCTTATAGATCATCGCAGTGATTGTGCTGTCCTTTCGAATGTAGAGGTGGATTTGTAAGGTAAGCTAGCTCACTTCTGTCTGACATCACAGAATGTAGCTGAAATGTTACATTGGACCCCTGGGGTCGGGCACCGTTGCTATGGATTTGGATGCAATTCTTGTGATTCAGATGCACCTCAATCTGTGTCACTCATGTTTTGAACGGTTTGACTGCAGGAGCAGAGCTATGCAGAAGAGTCTGGGCTCCGAGGTCTGATATATTGCTGTTTTTGACAAGCAGTGCAGTGAATTTACAGTCTCTAAGGATTTGGTGTTTATGtaatatgtctctctctctctctcgttctctccctcttcctcccgctctctatctctctctcgcgtactgtctctgtctctctcactctctctctctctttctctctctctcactctctctctctctctctctctctctttgtgccTTTCCTCAGCATCCAGCGAACTTGAAGTCGGAGAGGAAGCGAGCAGCCCACTTCCTATCGTCATGGTAACAGCATGTGAATGCATTGGGCCATATTGGTAAGCTAGCaaaagcgcgagagagagagagagagagagagaggtagagagagcgggagtgagagagagaaagagagagggcaaGCAAGTGGGAACTGCATCAGAAAACACAGCTCAGTCTCCAGAGCCATCTGAAAGGTAGGTAACAGGGGGGACAGGGGCTATTAGGAGGGGGGCTTGAGGCTCGCTAATATCCGAATATACACAGATGCTCACCTCCCTTCGGCGCGCTGCAAAATTAGGCAATGTCATGCATGTCACGTCTATGATGTCTGCATCAGGATTGTTTATTTTGGCCAGGTGACCCGTGACTTTGACCACACAACTTGTGGCTTCTCTGTTCAGCTTGATCCTCACTCGTGGTTACGTAATGATCATCACCGTCGGTGTGTTTTGGTATCATGCAGTTACTGCGtttcatctctttttttttcttttttttttcctctcccttCCCATTAGGCATGCCCGTTCACTGAAATACGACATCTTTGAGTGATTTGTGTCGCAGCCATTGGCGCGACTGAAATACTTCTTTTATTTTAGATGGATCGACAGTGTGATGCTGTAACCTGGCaacataatacattttattggaTGCACATGTAAATACACGCGATTGGCGAAATGCAGGAGCCTGACCAGTGTTCCATCAATTTAATAATTCATCACCTCATTTTGCACACATTCAGACTCTGAAGGACTCACGTCTTCGTGATTCTTTTTTCGTCTCTGTTCACAGCTTTTGAAGGCGATATAATCGACAAGTACGAAGAGATGTTGCTTTGTGTCGGTATACACAGTATTCGCAGTTCGTGAGATCACACACTGGGTGCCTAGTTTTAAATGTCGTCCTGTCtgagtttggagatgctttTGTAAATATACAGATATGAACATTCCTCTTGTCTTTCTGCACTGCAAGCATTTCGAGAGTTTGGTGGTGTATGTCTCTAACAAGTGCTCCCAAACATTGCGTACATCGTAGCTCAGTGCTATAGCTACAAATGCTGAGTGAATGTTGACTTCACTTGCTTTAAACCAAGTCTTTGAGTTATTATTGCTAATACATATTATCTTATTTTGTAATTTGTACAAATTCCGAAATTCCTCAAAAACATTTTAACAGCTTGAAACTGTAAACTTGTTTACATGTACAGGAAAATGTCAGTCTTGTGATGaggtgttacacacacacacattatctcTGCACTGTTGTTTATCTGAGACAGCTACAGGTTTTGCAAGAGAGCATATTAATTGTACAAGACAGAAGGAGAGGACAAGcaagaaatggaaggaattcAGGAAATGAAATGAGTaacattacaattaaaaaaaactctttcAAGCACAACCAGAGCACATTGTTTTATGTTTCagtctgaattattatttttagacaATATTAGTATGACATAACACTATGGATTTACCAATCAGTAAACATATTTTCAGGTTATTGTTTTCCTGACAACCCCTCAAATTTCAATCATGGCAGTTCTGACAGGAACTGGTCTCCAGTTAGGATACTGGTCTCTCTGTCTTGTGTCCTTCTCATCCGTTGTTCATCATTGCTTCTGGCTCTAAAAGCATacatagattatatatatatggtagaGATTCCTTTTGGGTCTGCTCTCGCTCTGTGTATGGATGAACAGGTAACTGTTTCCATGGTGAACACCCACTCATGTGCCAAACAAAGATCCAGATAGGCtgatattttctctctctcatttttttttctgtctccctctccatctcaaAACGATTGGAAAGTGATCTCATCTCTTGGTACTTCAAGCCATTTAAGTCTTAATTAGTGAAGATTAAATATTTGCCTAGTCTGTATGAAACCATACCTTGCAGAATTGAGCACTTCTCTCTTTTACCGCAGGTTGTGTACGTCTCACAATGCACCAAGGGAAAAATTCCAAGGAACTGATGGAATCCCTCCACATTTCATAAAGAATCGGTCTTGGTACAAATCCTAGCTTGGCCTCTTCGGGAAACATGGAGCACACAGCCCTGTTTTGCCCATCTCAGACATGGACAGGCCCAAATGTTTCAACCTTTTCGTCTGAGTGGGATGACTCTGTGAATTCCTACCTTTTGGCACCTGATGTGATCAAGCCACCCCCACAGTTCCAAGATCCAGAAGAGCCATGCCAGTCCCCACCAACCAGCTCCACTGTCATTAGAAGAAAGGATAAAGAACGGGTTGGCACAGGCACATCACACAAAGAACGGCGGAGCAGACCTGCCAGTGCCATGGAACCCCACAGGCGATCGTTGTCCCTTTCCACAGCCATCACCTCCAACCCAGCTGTAACTCGGAGACGTTGTGAAAGCTATGCCTTGTCTTATCCTAGCAGCAGCTCAGAGGACAGTGGCAGCGATAGCACTTCCGTGAGAAAAGGAGACCAACTGCCTGATGCGGTTCCTCAGTCCAGGGCCCGGAGTATCGTTCTGCGAAAGGCCAAAAGGAAACCAGCTCCACCTGTACGGACAGTCTCGCTGCACAGGCTTACAGATCTGAGGCCTCCTGAGCGCAGAACTCAGAGCCTATACATCCCCAGCGATGCCCAGAATGTCATGCTTCTTCCAGACCTCATTCCAGTGCTTAAGGCAGAGGCTGACGACTCCGAGCAGTCCACCCTTTCTGCTGAAGCACCAGGAAAGGTTCCGGTGAGTCAGCCCCTCTCCAGCCACAGGCCACTTAAAGAGCTACGGTCTAGTGAACCATGCAAGTCTGGCTCAGGCCCCTCTGTTGGAACTCCTATAAATGAAGCCACAAAGGTGGCTTATAACTCTGACCTCAACAACTCCCCATCATCCTCTCGCTCCTCTCCTTCTCAACCATCCATCTCCTCTCCTAGCAAGCCACCCGGGTCAGCCTCACCCTCCAGTGGCTACTCAAGCCAGTGTGAGACACCCACTCAGTCAGTCTCAGTTATAGCAGGACCCTCTTCGGTTAGCTGCAGGATGCGCCCCAAGCCATCCAGTGCTGTCCCTGGCCAACGGGTCAGGAACAGTCGGACGCGATTATCGCTGCAGTTGCCTGAAATGCAAGACACAAAACCTATCCCTAATCCAGAACCCTCCCCTGTCCACCCAAAAGCAAGCCGTCGCTACTCAGACACCTCGGCCACTGCAAGACCTAAGCAAAGACTGAGCAACAGTATGCTGATAATGCCTGTGGTGACTCAGGAAGACCTGAACAATGTGCGCTTGCGTTCAGTCAGTAGCTTTGACCTGGACAACACAGCCGCTAATGTTTCTGGTGTAATAGAGGAGGAGAACGAACGGGATGGGAGCTCTCTGGCTGCTCAACAAAGTCCTAAAGCTAAACCCCCTGTAGCGCCCAAGCCACCTGTGTCCAAACGGCCACCAACTGCTGTGGCAAAGTCCAGTTTCGGCACATCATCTGGTACAGATCCTCCACCACCCACTACAAGTTATGAACAGGATAACATTTATTCAACAGTTAACAAAGTCAAGTCCAATTCTGATCTTCCACCAACATCCAATTCCTGCACTGACCATGGGCATTACCAGGTGCAGCAGCAGTATGACTTTCAGTCTCAACAGCGTAAAAAGGAAGCCCTTCGTACACAATCCTTATGCAATTCTGGGGCCTCAAATGTGCCGTCCTTAAACACTGCTAGCCATAAGAAACCAAGCGAGCCccaaaagaagagaagagcacCGGGTCCTCCAGTTGCAAAGAGACCTGATACGGTCTACTTGCCCTGTGATAATACATACGTAACAGAGGATTTGGATAAGCAACTTCACTCTCCCCCCGGTTTTTCAGATACTGGAAGCTCTCAAAAGGAATACCATGTCACAGTGTATGGACTCATTCCCACTTACCCACATGCTGGTGAAATGGAACATGTGCCTGGTAAGTGCACCTGGCAAGAGCTTGAGGTAGATGTTGGCTATTGGATTTTGATTTAACCATTATAATATGAGTAATTTCATTTCCTATTTCTCTGGTACCAGAGCATGAGTCATGTCATAGagttacagaggagggtcaagTACCTGACATTGGTGCTCTGCAGATGGGGGGTGAAGAGGATGAGGTTTTTCTTCACAAGTCCTCCTCTCACACTACGGAGGACTTGTTCACCATTATTCACAGGTAAGTTAGTTAGTTTACGTTCTAAAAAGTGAAATCTTGATACCTTATATTTTATAACTTCCTttttcaccatcatcatttttCAATGCCACAGGTCCAAGAGGAAACTCTTGGGTCGCAAAGACTCCTTTGACAACAAGCAGGGTGACTTGGGCACTCAGACGATTGGTGGTGTTTCCAAGACTAGTTCCCAGAATGACAACTTCATGGCTCTCCTGAGAAGAACGAGAAGTGCCAAGGCCGGCTCCGGGAGTCGAATCTCAGCCACAGAGCTACTGAGGAGCTCGAAGCCTACAGCCAGTGGGGCAGCAGAGCTGACCGGTTACAAAAACCACTACATGATGCAATCACATGGTCCTTGAACTGATACCTTTGAGTCTGTTGTCATTGATGTTGTCTTAGCTAAAATGACATTGCCACAGTTTTGCTTGCTTAAGCTTGTGAAAGATCTGTTGTTTAAGTATACAGTAATTTCACAGTTCAGACTTTGAAATTATTCCTCTTTGTTTTCGTAACTAAAGAATCAGAAATGTAAAAACTCAGTGAGGATTGTTTTCTGCAAATTGCAGGGAAATACTTGTATATGTAAATAGAAGTACAGACAGAGTTGGTTATATCTTATATCTATGTCTAAATGTCAGTTCTATTGTATAGTATATCAGAGATTTGTCTTGGGCCCTTATGTTCTGGCCTGCTTTGAGTGAAATCAACATATTTGCCTAACGGCATAACAATGCTGTATATTAATGACTGTTTCCAGAACATTTAGCTGTAGATTTGCACACATTCAAAGTATTGAATTTCCATCTACATGTGATCAGTATGGATGGATATCTTCAGGCACAATGCACGTAACACAACCAATTAGGAATTACAGTGATGACACAAAATATAGCTTTTCACTGCCAAAAATGCCTGCTCTGGGGATATGAGAGATACCTGAGGAAGAGCTTGCATGAATAATGGGAGGGAATTAATATAATCTTCAGGTCACTCAGACTAAATCTGCAGTGCCATCATACGCCCGATGCAGCTCGACTGAATGGATTACATGCGTCACAACCAGTGAAAGCACTTTACTACGCTGTGGAgttgttatttttgtttgtttgttttttaagcatatgttttaatttttttattttacatctaAGAACTTAATGGCTTAATGTCGGTATGatatgtatttttgtttcaATGGACACCAACGACTGTGTGAAATATGTGGAGCTTAGCTGCTTTACGGAAGGACTATGCAGTTCTTCCATCACCCCATATGGCATGGTAAGTGCATCTGATCAgcatcaaataaataataagtaaatcATGTTAATGGGGTCTGCTTTTTAAGAAGCAGCACACAGTTTTGAGTAGGCTACAATTTGTACAATGGCTAACAATATAAATGTGCTTCTAAAAAGTCTCAACCAGCATCAGACTAGTTCTTCAAATGAGCTGTTGGATATACCTATGTACCACATCAAATCACTGAGAGGTGTATATcagtaaaaaaataatcagCTTTATccttaactgattaactgaacCAATTCACATCCAGTTATTAGGATATCAGTACCATCTgtacctttacacacacacacatatatatatatatatatatatatatatatatatatatatatatatatatatagtggtatAGCTTCTGTATTTTATATGCATAAATGGAGTCTATTCTTATACCATAAAGATGCATA
This sequence is a window from Salminus brasiliensis chromosome 18, fSalBra1.hap2, whole genome shotgun sequence. Protein-coding genes within it:
- the LOC140539887 gene encoding NHS-like protein 2; protein product: MEHTALFCPSQTWTGPNVSTFSSEWDDSVNSYLLAPDVIKPPPQFQDPEEPCQSPPTSSTVIRRKDKERVGTGTSHKERRSRPASAMEPHRRSLSLSTAITSNPAVTRRRCESYALSYPSSSSEDSGSDSTSVRKGDQLPDAVPQSRARSIVLRKAKRKPAPPVRTVSLHRLTDLRPPERRTQSLYIPSDAQNVMLLPDLIPVLKAEADDSEQSTLSAEAPGKVPVSQPLSSHRPLKELRSSEPCKSGSGPSVGTPINEATKVAYNSDLNNSPSSSRSSPSQPSISSPSKPPGSASPSSGYSSQCETPTQSVSVIAGPSSVSCRMRPKPSSAVPGQRVRNSRTRLSLQLPEMQDTKPIPNPEPSPVHPKASRRYSDTSATARPKQRLSNSMLIMPVVTQEDLNNVRLRSVSSFDLDNTAANVSGVIEEENERDGSSLAAQQSPKAKPPVAPKPPVSKRPPTAVAKSSFGTSSGTDPPPPTTSYEQDNIYSTVNKVKSNSDLPPTSNSCTDHGHYQVQQQYDFQSQQRKKEALRTQSLCNSGASNVPSLNTASHKKPSEPQKKRRAPGPPVAKRPDTVYLPCDNTYVTEDLDKQLHSPPGFSDTGSSQKEYHVTVYGLIPTYPHAGEMEHVPEHESCHRVTEEGQVPDIGALQMGGEEDEVFLHKSSSHTTEDLFTIIHRSKRKLLGRKDSFDNKQGDLGTQTIGGVSKTSSQNDNFMALLRRTRSAKAGSGSRISATELLRSSKPTASGAAELTGYKNHYMMQSHGP